The Rhizobium sp. BG4 genomic sequence ACTTCTTGCCGGGTTCGGGAAACATCTTGGCTCCTTGAATTGCGTAGAGGGTCCGGGGGATATCACCCGGTGATACGGCCGAGCACGCGATCGAGCGCCTGCGTCAGCGCCGCGGCTCCACCCTTGTCCTTGAAGTCGCGCAGGACCTGCTCGTTCAGCCCGCCCGCGGTTGCGAATTCGCGGCTCATCTCCTGAAAGTCGACGTGGCTTCCGGCAAGTACAGCCGTTTCAGACAAGCCCGCAAAGAGTGGCGCGAGATAGGCGCGGCCTTTTTCGGCGGGCAGTCCCTTGGTCTCCAGCCATTCCGTCGTCTGCTGCATGATACCGAAATAGGTCGCCATCAGCGCACTTGCTGCGGCAAGCAGATCATATTCCTGCTTGGTCTCGCATTCGACGGCATTTCCCATCAGGTTGAAGATCGCGGCCGTCCGCGGATCCGGCGGGTAGACGGCGGTTACGCCGCTGCGCCTGGCGACGAAGGGCAAGGGGATCGCCTGCGTCAAGCGTACATCGGCACCGATCCAATCCAGAAGCGCGTCGCGCCCTGTCGCGGCGATAACGCTGATGACCGTCTGGCCGTCCCGGAAGCGAAGCGGGCGCACGACTTCCTCGGCGACCTGTGGGCGGATGGCCAGCACGACGACATCGCAGCTATCGACGATATCCTGATTGTCATCGCTGACATGCACAGCCGGAAAATCGGCAGCGAGCTTGGCCGAGATCGCCGTGCTGCGAGAGGATACTACGGCTTGCACCGCGGCGGCAGGCTCGATCAGAAGACCGCGTACCATTGCGTCGGTGATGGCGCCTGTTCCAATAAAGCCGATGTTTTGCGGGAGGGACATGCTCGTATGCCGTTGTCAGATAACAGGAAATGTCGGCCGCCGAGGACCGGCAGCCGAGGTCGCGCCGGATGCTAGTGAGAAATCCCGGCTGAGACAACCGTATCCGCGTGCTTTACGGATTGAGACCGGCGCAGCGTGCAGTGTTGAGCACGTGGTTTTCCATTTCCTGGCGGGCGCGCACGGCGTCGTTGTCGCGCAGGGCCGCAATGATCCGCCGGTGTTCGGCGATCGAGGCCTTCAT encodes the following:
- a CDS encoding pyrroline-5-carboxylate reductase — encoded protein: MSLPQNIGFIGTGAITDAMVRGLLIEPAAAVQAVVSSRSTAISAKLAADFPAVHVSDDNQDIVDSCDVVVLAIRPQVAEEVVRPLRFRDGQTVISVIAATGRDALLDWIGADVRLTQAIPLPFVARRSGVTAVYPPDPRTAAIFNLMGNAVECETKQEYDLLAAASALMATYFGIMQQTTEWLETKGLPAEKGRAYLAPLFAGLSETAVLAGSHVDFQEMSREFATAGGLNEQVLRDFKDKGGAAALTQALDRVLGRITG